GCCACTGGTTTTCTCAGAAATGCCGTTCGGTAATCTCTTCGGCTTCCTGTGGTTCTTCCTGCTCTTCCTGGCAGCTATGACCAGCTCGATTTCCATGCTCCAGCCGGGGATCGCCTTTATCGAGGAGGCCCTGAAGACCGACCGCAAGCGCTCGACCGCGATTCTGGGCTTCATCACGGCAATTGGCAGCGGCTTTGTGGTCTATTTCAGCGAAGGCATCAAGGCGCTCGATACGCTCGACTTCTGGGTCGGCACGTTTCTCATCTTCGTGCTGGCCACTATTCAGATCCTCATCTTCGGCTGGGTCATCGGCGTGCGACGCGGCCGCGAGGAGGCCCATGTGGGCGCTGCCATCCGCATCCCGGGCATTTACGTGCCGATTATGAAAGTGATCTGCCCGCTGTTCCTGATCGTGATTTTCGTCCTGTGGGTGCTGACCAGCGTTTTCGGGATCAACCGTGTGTTCGGGATTAATCTGACCGGCGACGGCGAGTCCCACCTCAGCGGCTACGTAACGGATCTCTTCGTCGATCCCAACCCGGTGGCCTGGATGAGTGTCGCTCTCGTGGCGATTCTTGCTGGGGCGTTCGCCCTGATCATTTCGACCGTACAGCGCTACAAGGATGTCCATAAACAGGAGGCTGACTCATGACCCCATCTGGCTGGATAGTAATGATTCTCTCGGTCGGCGCGGTGTGCTGCCTGTTCGCCTGGTGCATGTGGAAAGTCATGAGCACCCCCAATGAGACCGAGCACATGAAGGGCATTCAGGACCACACTCCTGACGAGCAAGAGCACGAGACGCACACCAAGGAGATCGGAGCCTGACCTTGGGGGCTCTGCGCCCCCAAACCCTGCAGCAGGTACAGGACGCTGTCCTGCCTCACTCCTCGCCGGTGAGCGTCAGCGCGGGATGAAAGCTCAGCCGCTCGGCGGGCAGGCAGCCCTCAGGATCAACCCAAGCCGCAAAGGCGATCATGGCCGCATTGTCGCCCGTGTGCTTTTTCAGCGCAGGTAATAGCGGGAGGCGCTCCTTGTCGGCCAGCTCAGCCATCGCTTCACGCAGGGGGCCGTTGTTGGCTACCCCACCGGACAGCCCAAGGCTGGCGTAGTCCCCCGCCCGCAGCACATGGCGGGTCTTGCGGACCAGTTGGAGCACCACTGCACGCTGGTAGGACGCGCATAAGTCGGCAAAGTCGCGCTCCAATTCGGCGTCGTCCATCTTTTCCAGCCGGTAGCGCAGCGAGGTCTTCAGGCCCGAAAAGCTGAAACGCCAGTCACTCGCCTCCGGGATACCGGCCGGGAACTCAAAGCGCCTGGCATCGCCCGCGGCGGCAGCCTTTTCCAAAAGGGGCCCGCCGGGATAGTCCATCCCGAGCAGCTTGGCCCCCTTGTCCAATGCCTCACCGGCAGCATCATCCACCGTCTGCGCGAGGATCTCGATCTTCAGATCGGAGCCGATACGGAAGAGGAGGGAGTTCCCCCCAGAGGCCAGCAACCCGAGGTGCGGGAGACAGGCCGCAAGCCGTTCACGGAAAGCCGCCGGGTCCTCCGCATGCAGCGGGATAAAGGGTGAAAACGCGTGCCCGCGCAGGTGGTTCACCCCGACCAGTGGCACATCAAGCGCGAGAGCGAGAGACTTGGCCAATGAGATACCGATCGCCAGACAACCAGCCAGGCCGGGCCCACACGTAACCGCGATTTGCTCCACAGACGCAAAATCCCCGTGCCCCGAAGCCTCCTCCAGCAACCAGCCGAAGTTACCCAAGTGTTCGCGGCTGGCCAGATCCGGCACCACCCCGCCATAGCGACGGTGCAGAGCGACCTGACTGTGGACCCACTCGCCCGTCAAACCCGCCACCGGATTAAACAGCGCCAGTGCCGACTCATCACACGAACTTTCCACTCCCAGCCACATATGCAGACACCTAGGGATTTCACGCCAGCAGCCCAGAGACAAGCCAAACCTGCACGCCACCACGGACGGGACTGTAATCCCGCGACTTGTCCGGAAAAAACCGGCGTATCCCGGCAAAAAGATGGCCTTGGCGGGGCGGGGCATCCAGATTGGCACTACGTAAAGACCTTGGCCGCCCTGCCTGCCGACTGCCCGATACGACCTGCAAACGAACCCACCATGAGCGCCTCCTTTCAAGACGTCCTCCGCGAAGCCGCCAGCCCAGACGGCCTGCTCTCGTACGCCGACTTTACCCGGCTGGCACTCTACCACCCCGAATACGGCTACTACCTGCGCAGCCGGGAGCGCGTCGGGCGTAGCCAGGACACGGACTTTTACACAGCAGCCAGCCTCGGGGGCGTCTTCGCCCGACTCCTGCGCGAGGCCATTGCGCAACTCCTCCCCGGCCAGAGCTCCGACTACGCGCTGGTGGAGCTCGGAGTAGAGCCGGGAAAAGGCACCCTCGCGGCACAGGCGGGAGATTTCGCTGCCTACCACGAGATCGGGGCCGGGCAGGACATGCAGATGCCAGAGCGTGCTGTGGTCTTCGCCAACGAGCTGCTCGACGCCCAGCCTTTTCATCGGTTTATCTATCAGCACGATACCTGGCAGGAGCGCGGGGTGAAGGTCGATGCCGAAACACTCAGCGATACCCTCCTGCCCTCTCCCAGTCCCGAGGCACAGCCGTTCCTGAGCGAACTTCCTCCCTCGTCCGAAGGATACCGGCTAGATATCTCACTGGAGGCCGAGACGCTCCTTGCGCAGATCGGGAAACAGGTCCGCGAGGGGCTGCTTATCTTCTTCGACTATGGTAAAAGCTGGCCTCTGCTGCTGGAGGCCTCACCGGCGGGTAGTGCCCGGGCCTACTACCGGCATGAGTTGAGCGATGACCTGCTGGCCCGGCCCGGCGAGCAGGATCTCACCTGCCACGTCTGCTGGGACCGCCTGGCTACTGCCCTCGAAAGCGCTGGCTGGGCCAGGCCCCGACTGGAGAGCCAGGAAGGCTTTTTCGTGCACAACGCCACTGCCGAAATCGAGCGCATTATCACCGCGCAGGGCAGCGCGTTCGACCCGGATCGCCAAACGCTCAAGGAGCTGATTTACCCCGGCCATATGGGGCGAAAGTTTCAGGTTCTCTTCGCGCAAAGTACGAGCCACTGAGTCCGCTTGCTGCGAGGTTTATTTCGGCGTTCATCATAAGAGTTCACTAGTGGCTCGCTCTCATCTACAGAAATCCCTGTATTTACGGGTGTTAGCAAACCTCAGAAGCGGTAAATTTAGTTTCAAAATAGGCGCAAAAGCTCATTGCTCATTGCATATGGATTCTTTCTGAGGCTTAATATATCGGCCTTAGAAAGGATATAAGCATGCGTCCAGGCCGGAACTCAACTACCCCCAACCGCTCCCCAGGGTACTCCCTGGTGGAGATTATGATAGGTATGACCATCCTGGCCATCGTGGCCGCTGGCACGACTGCCGCCGTATTTACGAGCCGCATGCTCGCCGAGAGCAGCATTTATCAGAATACGTCCTTCACGGTCGCACAAGGCTATGTCGAGCAGCTCAAAAGCGTCGAGTATGTGCTGATGACGAATGCCCTTGAGAGCTACGAAAGCCACACCAGCACGGTCAGCGGCTGGGGTATACTCGACAACGACAGCTACAAGACCAACAGCCTCGCCGAGGATGTCATGCTCGACACCAAGAGCATCGACGCATCGACCACCGGGGTCGCATCGACCACGAATGTCGAAACCGACTCCCCGCTGTACATCGGTGCCTGGGTCCAGCGCAACGTCTTGATCGACATCCAAAACCCCGGTGAAGACGACCAGCACGAGCTGCTCATGCCCATGCGCTTTAAGGTCATGATGAACAACCTTTCCGACTCATCATCAGATGTCGAAGCCCTTGAGATCACCCTGTCCTACCGCTACCAGATGAAAGTCCGCGGTGTGTCCAAGTGGTATGACGGCGAGCTGCGCTTCGTCCGGTGTAACGCCCCCACCTTCTAATCACGATAGCCATGAAACTTTCCCACCGATACGACACCCCCCGTGCGGCCAGCGGTTTCACCCTGGTCGAGATGATGTATTCGATGGCGATCATCGGTCTGCTCGTCGCCGGTTGGCTCGCCTTCTACCGCGACTCGACCATCGTGATGTACGAGAGCGAAAAGAAGTCCATGATCAATAACGACATGAGGGCCATCACCAATGAGATGACCCTGGAGGCTCGCAATGCGAGCCACTTCGTCATGTACGAGTCGTTCTCACAGGACTTCCGCAACGTCCCCAACAATGTCCTCCAGGGTGAAGATAATTACTACGATAACAGCGAGTGGACATCCAGCTACCTGACCTCCGGCGAAGACGACTCGGTGCCCAGCAGCAACCAGGGCTCGGACTTTGACCCCGCCAGCTACTATCGTAAGCGCGACGGCGAATCAGGCGACTTTCTGATGCTCATCACCTACGGGGACGACCTCGCCCCATACGACACCTCGGAGGGCACCAAGTACCCCGATGATGTCGACTACAGCAAGCCCATCATCAAACTCGTGGGCTACTACCGTGTGGTCGAAAATGAAACAGAGCAAACCGGCCCGGTACGTAAGTTTGTCATCTATCCGACCGGCAGTGATCGCTACAAATCCCCCGAGACATTGATCCCGCCGTCCACCAGCGCGGGCGACTACCCCGTCGTGATCCAGCTCTCCAAGGGCTTGGCCAACCAGAGACTTTTCTACAACTACCGTGACTCAAGCATCATGGTAAATGGACAAATCATGCATGGGACCAGCGCCAAGCGCGTCACCGACACCTATAACTTCACCATATCACCCAGGGGTTAATCATGAAAAACGTACCTCATAGCACCCTCCCCTCCTCGACACGAGCCATGCGCTGGCTGCGCAAGCGTAAGGGCTCGATGCTGATGATCGCCCTGCTCATGACGGCAGCCATCAGCATGGTTCTCGGATCGGTTCTTTCATTGGGCATATCCGAAAAGAAAAACAACTCTCGGCACATCCTCCAGCAGGAGGCGAAAAACGCCGCCGAGTCCATTGTTGAATATGGCTTCGCCGACCTGATGGAACGCTTTCGCACCAAGAGCGCTGTCGGCCTGGTGCGCGACTCCCTCACGGCCGAC
This genomic interval from Ruficoccus sp. ZRK36 contains the following:
- the tsaD gene encoding tRNA (adenosine(37)-N6)-threonylcarbamoyltransferase complex transferase subunit TsaD; protein product: MAGLTGEWVHSQVALHRRYGGVVPDLASREHLGNFGWLLEEASGHGDFASVEQIAVTCGPGLAGCLAIGISLAKSLALALDVPLVGVNHLRGHAFSPFIPLHAEDPAAFRERLAACLPHLGLLASGGNSLLFRIGSDLKIEILAQTVDDAAGEALDKGAKLLGMDYPGGPLLEKAAAAGDARRFEFPAGIPEASDWRFSFSGLKTSLRYRLEKMDDAELERDFADLCASYQRAVVLQLVRKTRHVLRAGDYASLGLSGGVANNGPLREAMAELADKERLPLLPALKKHTGDNAAMIAFAAWVDPEGCLPAERLSFHPALTLTGEE
- a CDS encoding SAM-dependent methyltransferase; protein product: MSASFQDVLREAASPDGLLSYADFTRLALYHPEYGYYLRSRERVGRSQDTDFYTAASLGGVFARLLREAIAQLLPGQSSDYALVELGVEPGKGTLAAQAGDFAAYHEIGAGQDMQMPERAVVFANELLDAQPFHRFIYQHDTWQERGVKVDAETLSDTLLPSPSPEAQPFLSELPPSSEGYRLDISLEAETLLAQIGKQVREGLLIFFDYGKSWPLLLEASPAGSARAYYRHELSDDLLARPGEQDLTCHVCWDRLATALESAGWARPRLESQEGFFVHNATAEIERIITAQGSAFDPDRQTLKELIYPGHMGRKFQVLFAQSTSH
- a CDS encoding prepilin-type N-terminal cleavage/methylation domain-containing protein, which translates into the protein MKLSHRYDTPRAASGFTLVEMMYSMAIIGLLVAGWLAFYRDSTIVMYESEKKSMINNDMRAITNEMTLEARNASHFVMYESFSQDFRNVPNNVLQGEDNYYDNSEWTSSYLTSGEDDSVPSSNQGSDFDPASYYRKRDGESGDFLMLITYGDDLAPYDTSEGTKYPDDVDYSKPIIKLVGYYRVVENETEQTGPVRKFVIYPTGSDRYKSPETLIPPSTSAGDYPVVIQLSKGLANQRLFYNYRDSSIMVNGQIMHGTSAKRVTDTYNFTISPRG